From a single Candidatus Brevundimonas phytovorans genomic region:
- a CDS encoding pirin family protein, which yields MIELRPFDSLGGENHGWLNAKHHFSFANYYDPKRMSWGSLRVWNDDEIQAGTGFPPHPHSDMEIITYVRDGAITHEDNLGNRGRTEAGDVQVMSAGNGVRHSEFNLESETTRIFQIWIEPTRRGEDASWGAKPFPKGDRAGQFVVLASGFEDDADALPLRTDARVVAATLKAGETASYPLGAQRRAYLVPAKGSIDVNGVVGNARDGLAVRDVETLIVTALTDSEIVLVDAA from the coding sequence ATGATCGAACTGCGCCCCTTCGACAGCCTCGGCGGCGAAAACCACGGCTGGCTGAACGCCAAGCACCACTTCTCCTTCGCCAACTACTATGACCCGAAGCGCATGAGCTGGGGTTCGCTGCGGGTCTGGAACGACGACGAAATCCAGGCGGGAACAGGCTTCCCTCCCCACCCGCACTCGGACATGGAAATCATCACCTACGTCCGCGACGGGGCCATCACCCACGAGGACAACCTGGGCAACCGGGGTCGTACCGAAGCCGGCGACGTTCAGGTCATGAGCGCCGGCAACGGCGTGCGTCACTCCGAGTTCAACCTGGAATCCGAAACCACTCGGATCTTCCAGATCTGGATCGAGCCGACCCGTCGTGGCGAAGACGCCAGCTGGGGCGCCAAGCCCTTCCCCAAGGGCGACCGCGCCGGACAGTTCGTGGTCCTGGCCTCGGGTTTTGAGGACGATGCCGACGCCCTGCCGCTTCGCACCGACGCCCGCGTCGTAGCGGCCACGCTTAAGGCCGGCGAGACGGCGTCTTATCCTCTGGGCGCCCAGCGCCGCGCCTACCTGGTCCCCGCCAAGGGCTCCATCGACGTCAACGGCGTGGTCGGGAACGCTCGCGACGGCCTGGCCGTTCGCGATGTCGAGACCCTGATCGTCACCGCCCTGACCGACAGCGAAATCGTGCTCGTCGACGCCGCCTGA
- a CDS encoding alpha/beta hydrolase produces MPFVTTSDGVDIFYKDWGPRDGRPLVFHHGWPLSSDDWDAQTLFFVNRGYRVIAHDRRGHGRSTQVSDGHDMDHYAADFEAVAAALNLKGAVHIGHSTGGGEVARYVAKYGAGRGVAKAVLIGAVPPIMLKTEANPEGLPLEVFDSFREGVANNRAQFYRDVAAGPFYGFNRPGAEPVAGVIDNWWRQGMMGGAKAHYDGVKAFSETDFTEDLKAIEVPTLILHGDDDQVVPIADSAHKAIKLLKNGQLKVYPGYPHGMATVNADVINADLLAFIEG; encoded by the coding sequence ATGCCCTTCGTCACCACCTCCGACGGCGTCGACATCTTCTACAAGGACTGGGGGCCGCGCGACGGGCGCCCCCTGGTCTTCCACCACGGCTGGCCGCTCAGCTCGGACGACTGGGACGCCCAGACGCTGTTTTTCGTCAACAGAGGCTATCGCGTCATCGCGCATGACCGTCGCGGCCATGGGCGCTCGACCCAGGTCTCCGATGGTCACGATATGGATCATTACGCCGCCGACTTCGAAGCCGTGGCCGCAGCCCTGAACCTGAAGGGCGCCGTCCATATCGGCCACTCTACTGGCGGCGGCGAAGTGGCTCGCTATGTCGCAAAATACGGCGCCGGTCGGGGCGTGGCCAAGGCTGTTCTGATCGGCGCCGTGCCTCCGATCATGCTCAAGACCGAAGCCAATCCCGAAGGTCTGCCGTTGGAGGTCTTCGACAGCTTCCGAGAAGGCGTCGCCAACAACCGCGCGCAGTTCTATCGCGACGTGGCGGCCGGCCCCTTCTACGGCTTCAACCGCCCCGGCGCCGAGCCGGTCGCCGGGGTGATCGACAACTGGTGGCGTCAGGGCATGATGGGCGGCGCCAAGGCCCACTATGACGGGGTGAAGGCCTTCTCGGAAACCGACTTCACTGAGGACCTGAAGGCGATCGAGGTTCCGACCCTGATCCTGCATGGCGACGACGACCAGGTCGTGCCGATCGCAGATTCCGCCCACAAGGCCATCAAGTTGCTGAAGAACGGCCAGCTCAAGGTCTATCCCGGCTATCCGCACGGCATGGCGACCGTCAACGCAGACGTCATCAACGCCGACCTGCTGGCCTTCATCGAAGGCTGA
- a CDS encoding CocE/NonD family hydrolase: protein MALDTLATTFIGQGGTRLNGRLILPPGDGPVPIMVEVHGSEGANALDFNPFQRFAPASGVGVFVYAKRGSGGSEGRYTQDFHVLAEDAAAAVLEARRLAGTRAGRVGLHGASQGGWIAPLAASQTPVDFVTVAFGLAYGALSEDSDQVILDLKAKGWGADVLEQARAITDVSSAFIASHGKTGFGDLEAVRARYGAEPWFADIKGEFTGFLLNTPNDQIIAMAPVLDLGTSWDYDPLPVLNSLDTPMLWIQAENDIGAPPDATRKRLIDLAAQGRPVTLLEYPDTDHGIVRFETAPDGARTSLGYASGYYQAVLDWARTGRLDGTYGDGRLLARAAP, encoded by the coding sequence ATGGCCCTGGACACCCTGGCCACGACATTCATCGGGCAGGGCGGAACCCGTCTGAACGGACGCCTGATCCTGCCGCCGGGAGATGGACCAGTTCCGATCATGGTCGAGGTGCACGGGTCAGAAGGCGCCAATGCGCTGGACTTCAACCCCTTCCAGCGGTTCGCGCCCGCGTCGGGTGTCGGCGTCTTTGTCTACGCCAAGCGAGGGTCGGGCGGATCGGAGGGGCGCTATACGCAAGACTTTCATGTGCTGGCTGAAGACGCAGCGGCAGCGGTGTTGGAGGCGCGCCGTCTTGCCGGAACGCGAGCTGGACGGGTCGGTCTGCACGGCGCGAGCCAGGGCGGCTGGATCGCGCCGCTCGCCGCCAGCCAGACACCTGTCGACTTCGTCACCGTGGCCTTCGGCCTAGCCTATGGCGCGCTTTCGGAAGACAGCGATCAGGTGATTCTGGATCTCAAGGCCAAGGGGTGGGGCGCCGACGTCCTCGAACAGGCGCGCGCGATCACCGACGTCTCCAGCGCCTTCATCGCCTCCCACGGCAAGACTGGCTTTGGCGATCTGGAGGCCGTGCGGGCCAGATATGGCGCGGAGCCCTGGTTCGCGGACATCAAGGGCGAGTTCACCGGCTTTCTGTTGAACACGCCGAACGATCAGATCATCGCCATGGCCCCTGTCCTCGATCTGGGGACATCCTGGGACTATGATCCCCTGCCGGTGCTGAACAGTCTGGATACGCCCATGCTGTGGATCCAGGCGGAAAATGATATCGGCGCCCCGCCTGACGCGACCCGCAAGCGGCTCATTGATCTGGCGGCGCAGGGCCGACCCGTCACCCTGCTGGAATACCCGGATACCGACCACGGCATTGTCCGGTTCGAAACGGCGCCAGACGGCGCGAGAACCTCGCTCGGCTATGCCTCGGGCTACTATCAGGCGGTGCTGGACTGGGCGCGGACAGGCCGGCTGGACGGAACCTATGGCGACGGACGCCTTCTCGCGCGCGCAGCGCCGTAG
- a CDS encoding LytTR family DNA-binding domain-containing protein, which yields MGHSDKVIIGTGTARRRVIDAVMLVAMGVLLGFLGPFDSDSAPIGTRYAYWIACMLGGGLIAVAVDEGFGRRLPVAWKRVVATSTLATPLVALFVLTTQCFLFGEILGWPIYMPLLWQVLPIMLAAMTVRALVWRQLPVRVEARTIVAPPLPEAEAAFRRRLSAKRRGARLIAVEAHDHYLKVHTDAGPELITLRFSDAMEDLAQAHGWRVHRSWWVAADAIEEVRWHRGGGEISLTGNRRAPVSRTYIARLKEAGWF from the coding sequence ATGGGTCACAGCGACAAGGTCATCATCGGAACGGGGACCGCGCGACGCCGGGTGATCGACGCCGTCATGCTCGTTGCGATGGGGGTGCTGCTGGGCTTTCTCGGCCCCTTCGACTCGGACAGCGCCCCAATCGGAACCCGTTACGCCTACTGGATCGCCTGCATGCTGGGCGGGGGACTGATCGCCGTCGCGGTGGACGAAGGGTTCGGCCGACGCTTGCCTGTGGCGTGGAAACGGGTGGTTGCAACCTCGACGCTCGCAACGCCGCTCGTGGCGCTGTTCGTCCTGACCACTCAGTGCTTCCTCTTCGGCGAGATCCTGGGATGGCCGATCTACATGCCGCTGCTCTGGCAGGTCTTGCCGATCATGCTGGCGGCCATGACGGTCAGAGCCCTGGTTTGGCGGCAATTGCCTGTGCGGGTCGAGGCGCGAACCATCGTCGCGCCGCCGCTGCCCGAGGCCGAGGCGGCGTTCCGGCGACGGCTTTCAGCCAAGCGTCGCGGGGCGCGCTTGATCGCTGTCGAGGCCCACGATCATTACCTGAAGGTCCATACCGACGCTGGCCCGGAGTTGATCACGCTTCGCTTTTCGGACGCGATGGAGGACCTGGCGCAAGCGCACGGATGGCGGGTACACCGCTCCTGGTGGGTGGCGGCTGACGCAATCGAAGAGGTGCGCTGGCATCGTGGCGGCGGCGAGATAAGCCTCACTGGCAACCGGAGGGCCCCCGTCAGCCGGACCTACATTGCCCGATTGAAAGAGGCCGGCTGGTTCTAA
- a CDS encoding TetR/AcrR family transcriptional regulator: MRVTREQMQANRTRILDAAGRLFREKGFEAVSVAEVMKAAGLTHGGFYGHFESKDDLIAQTIAHIFGTERSGPEDLVEILDAYLSPRHRDSVARGCPTAALIADVRRQTPAARQAMTSGFKSQIDRITSAIGQTESPNARRAAIGAWASLVGALVMARTVDDPALSDEILQEARNWIDDSTRGQRRDGEAVSVSSGA, from the coding sequence ATGAGAGTGACGCGCGAGCAGATGCAGGCCAACAGGACGCGAATCCTGGACGCCGCCGGACGGCTGTTCCGCGAGAAGGGCTTCGAGGCGGTCAGCGTGGCGGAGGTGATGAAGGCCGCCGGCCTGACCCACGGCGGCTTCTACGGGCACTTTGAATCAAAGGACGATCTGATCGCCCAGACGATCGCCCACATCTTCGGCACGGAGCGGTCAGGCCCCGAGGATCTAGTCGAGATCCTCGACGCCTATCTGTCCCCCAGGCACCGCGACAGCGTCGCCAGAGGGTGTCCTACGGCCGCCTTGATCGCCGACGTCCGCCGTCAGACCCCGGCTGCGCGCCAGGCGATGACCTCTGGTTTCAAATCCCAGATTGATCGCATCACGTCAGCAATCGGCCAGACAGAATCGCCAAACGCCCGGCGGGCGGCGATCGGCGCCTGGGCGTCTCTGGTGGGCGCGCTGGTCATGGCGCGCACCGTCGACGATCCCGCCCTGTCCGATGAGATCTTGCAAGAAGCGCGAAACTGGATCGACGACAGCACACGAGGACAGCGTCGGGACGGAGAGGCTGTTTCGGTCTCGTCCGGGGCCTGA
- a CDS encoding SDR family oxidoreductase produces the protein MSDLPSVLITGASSGIGAAYADRFARRGHDLVLVARDAARMETLAATLRAETGVSIEIRKADLTHGPDLETVSSRLRQDDRIGVLVNNAGASIGGQFANQSGADLQKLIALNVSAVVELANAAAPRFAREGRGAIVNIGSVVGLAPEFGLSIYGATKAFVLYLSQGLAIELTPKGVYVQAVLPAGTRTEIWERSGADPEKLPPLMEVAELVDAALVGFDRREPVTIPPLQNAALWDAFQGARQAMLPGFAATVPADRYR, from the coding sequence ATGTCTGATCTGCCGTCCGTTCTGATCACCGGCGCTTCAAGCGGTATCGGCGCCGCCTACGCCGACCGCTTTGCCCGCCGCGGGCACGATCTGGTGCTTGTCGCTCGGGACGCGGCGCGAATGGAGACGCTAGCCGCGACGCTGCGGGCCGAAACCGGTGTCTCGATCGAAATTCGGAAGGCTGACCTCACGCATGGCCCGGATCTCGAAACGGTCTCCAGCCGCCTGCGCCAGGATGATCGGATCGGGGTGCTGGTCAACAATGCCGGCGCCAGCATCGGCGGCCAGTTCGCCAATCAATCCGGCGCCGACCTCCAGAAGCTTATCGCCCTGAACGTGTCAGCGGTGGTCGAACTCGCCAACGCCGCCGCGCCGCGCTTCGCTCGGGAAGGGCGGGGGGCCATCGTCAACATCGGCTCCGTCGTCGGCCTCGCGCCTGAGTTCGGCCTGTCGATCTATGGCGCGACCAAGGCCTTCGTCCTCTATCTGTCCCAAGGGCTCGCTATCGAACTCACCCCCAAGGGCGTCTATGTTCAGGCGGTCCTACCCGCCGGAACCCGAACCGAGATATGGGAACGGTCGGGCGCCGACCCCGAAAAGCTGCCGCCGCTTATGGAGGTTGCCGAGTTGGTGGACGCCGCACTGGTCGGTTTCGACCGGCGGGAGCCGGTCACCATCCCGCCGCTTCAGAACGCCGCCCTGTGGGACGCCTTCCAAGGCGCCCGCCAGGCCATGCTGCCCGGCTTCGCCGCCACCGTGCCCGCCGACCGCTACCGCTAA
- a CDS encoding alkene reductase, with translation MPDTSLFAPYALGPITLSNRIVMAPLTRNRAGPGFVPGDLAVDYYRQRATAGLIITEAAQISQQGQGYQDTPGIYDAAQIEGWRRVTEAVHAEGGRIFIQLWHVGRISHIDLQPGGAAPVGPSAIRAATKTFVNNGFVDVSEPRALELEEIPGIVQDFRRAAANAISAGFDGVEIHGANGYLLDQFAKDGANVRTDSYGGSVENRARLMLEVAAAVAEEIGADRTGIRLSPASPANAISSSDPQSQFDYIVDQLNALGLVYIHVVEGATGGPRDDAAFDYGSLRRRFANTYIANNGYDRTLAETRLDAGEADLFAFGRPFIANPDLVERLKTGGPLADLNPATLYGGGAEGYTDYPALDAARQ, from the coding sequence ATGCCCGACACCAGCCTGTTCGCCCCCTACGCCCTCGGTCCCATCACACTGTCCAACCGGATCGTCATGGCGCCCCTGACGCGCAACCGGGCCGGACCGGGCTTCGTGCCCGGCGACCTCGCCGTGGACTATTATCGCCAGCGCGCCACGGCCGGGCTGATTATCACAGAAGCAGCGCAGATCTCTCAACAGGGCCAGGGATATCAGGACACCCCCGGCATCTATGACGCAGCCCAGATCGAGGGCTGGCGCAGGGTGACTGAGGCCGTTCACGCCGAGGGCGGGCGCATCTTTATCCAGCTCTGGCACGTCGGGCGCATCTCGCACATTGACCTTCAGCCCGGCGGCGCGGCGCCTGTCGGGCCGTCCGCCATCCGGGCCGCGACCAAGACCTTCGTCAACAACGGTTTCGTCGATGTGTCGGAGCCTCGTGCGCTTGAGCTTGAAGAGATCCCCGGCATCGTCCAGGACTTCCGCCGGGCCGCAGCGAATGCGATCTCGGCCGGGTTCGACGGCGTCGAGATCCACGGCGCCAACGGCTATCTTCTGGACCAGTTCGCCAAGGACGGCGCCAATGTCCGCACGGACTCCTATGGCGGATCGGTCGAAAATCGCGCGCGTCTGATGCTGGAGGTCGCCGCCGCCGTCGCCGAGGAGATCGGGGCTGATCGCACAGGCATCCGGCTTTCGCCCGCATCCCCCGCCAACGCCATCTCGTCCAGCGACCCGCAATCCCAGTTCGACTACATCGTCGATCAGTTGAATGCGCTCGGGCTGGTCTACATCCACGTAGTCGAGGGCGCGACCGGCGGCCCCCGCGACGACGCCGCCTTTGACTACGGTTCGCTGCGCCGGCGCTTCGCCAACACCTACATCGCCAACAACGGCTACGACCGGACGCTCGCCGAGACACGACTGGACGCCGGAGAGGCCGATCTGTTCGCCTTTGGCCGCCCATTCATCGCCAATCCCGACCTGGTGGAACGGCTGAAGACCGGCGGGCCCCTGGCCGATCTCAACCCGGCGACCCTCTACGGCGGCGGCGCCGAGGGCTACACCGACTATCCCGCCCTCGACGCGGCTCGCCAATAA
- a CDS encoding NADP-dependent oxidoreductase, which produces MKAYILDRYARKAVLRLGELPEPALRENDVLIEVHAAGLNLLDSKIRDGEFKAILPYRPPLVLGHDVAGKVVRVGSGARRFKLGDAVYARPRDGRIGTFAEFIAVDEADAAPKPVNLTMEEAAGLPLVALTAWQVLVERAGLSPGQKVLIHAGSGGVGVFAIQLAKHLGAAVATTASAANAELVRSLGADVVIDYRTQDFARELSGYDVVLNSLDGETLERSLNVLKPGGKLISISGPPDPAFAKAQGLNPILKLIIGLLSRKIRHKAAAKGIDYSFLFMRAGGEQLRRITALIEAGDIRPVLDRTFAFADLNAALAYLETGRAKGKVVVTLKEDAQ; this is translated from the coding sequence ATGAAGGCCTATATCCTCGACCGCTACGCCAGGAAGGCCGTTCTGCGTCTGGGCGAGCTGCCCGAGCCTGCGCTGCGTGAAAACGACGTCCTGATCGAAGTGCATGCTGCGGGTCTGAACCTGCTCGACTCCAAGATTCGGGACGGCGAATTCAAAGCCATCCTGCCCTATCGACCGCCCCTGGTGCTCGGTCACGACGTGGCGGGCAAGGTCGTTCGCGTCGGATCTGGCGCAAGGCGGTTCAAGCTCGGCGACGCCGTCTACGCCCGCCCTCGTGACGGCCGGATCGGGACCTTCGCCGAGTTCATCGCGGTCGACGAAGCCGATGCGGCGCCAAAGCCCGTCAACCTGACCATGGAGGAAGCGGCCGGCCTCCCCCTGGTCGCCCTGACGGCCTGGCAGGTCCTGGTCGAGCGCGCCGGGCTGAGCCCAGGCCAGAAGGTTCTGATCCATGCGGGTTCGGGCGGCGTCGGGGTCTTCGCCATCCAGTTGGCCAAACACCTCGGCGCGGCGGTCGCCACGACCGCCAGCGCCGCCAACGCCGAACTGGTCCGCAGCCTGGGGGCCGATGTCGTCATCGACTACAGGACCCAGGATTTCGCCCGCGAACTGTCGGGCTACGATGTCGTGCTGAACAGCCTGGACGGCGAGACGCTGGAGCGCTCTCTGAATGTCCTGAAACCCGGCGGCAAGCTGATCTCGATCTCGGGGCCGCCGGACCCCGCCTTCGCCAAGGCCCAGGGCCTGAACCCGATCCTCAAGCTGATCATAGGTCTTCTGAGCCGCAAGATCAGACACAAGGCCGCCGCGAAGGGGATCGACTATTCCTTCCTGTTCATGCGTGCGGGCGGCGAACAGCTGCGGCGGATCACCGCCCTGATCGAAGCCGGCGACATCCGGCCGGTGCTGGATCGCACCTTTGCCTTCGCCGACCTGAACGCCGCCCTCGCCTACCTCGAGACCGGCCGGGCCAAGGGCAAGGTCGTGGTCACTCTCAAAGAGGATGCGCAATAA
- a CDS encoding response regulator, translating to MAVDKSMKILVVDDYKTMVRIVRGLLNQLGFMNVDEATDGPTALTMIAANGYGLVLSDWNMAPMTGFELLKAVRAEPKTRALPFVLVTAEAKIENVIAARQAGVNSYIIKPFTHAVLKQKLTAVLGEF from the coding sequence ATGGCTGTCGATAAATCGATGAAGATCCTGGTTGTTGACGACTACAAGACAATGGTTCGGATCGTGCGCGGGCTGTTGAACCAGCTCGGCTTCATGAATGTGGACGAGGCGACGGACGGGCCGACGGCGCTGACGATGATCGCCGCGAATGGATATGGACTGGTCCTGTCCGACTGGAACATGGCGCCGATGACGGGGTTCGAACTGTTGAAGGCGGTGCGCGCCGAGCCCAAAACCAGGGCCTTGCCCTTCGTGCTGGTCACGGCTGAGGCCAAGATCGAGAACGTCATCGCCGCCCGGCAAGCGGGCGTGAACAGCTACATCATCAAGCCCTTCACGCACGCTGTGCTGAAGCAGAAGCTGACGGCCGTGCTGGGGGAATTCTGA
- a CDS encoding hybrid sensor histidine kinase/response regulator, whose amino-acid sequence MDEILGDFIAETREGLEALDSELVRFERNPHDPEPLASVFRLMHTIKGACGFIGLVRLQRIAHAAEEVLGGFRDGSLIVTSAAVTTILEAVDVIRGLIDVLDATGQEPTGEDGALIHRLEAACVAVASASPPPATSTRPLIERIGGDATLDAAAEAAAARLMRLAPFESLLGAADPILLQAALLQGLLGAARGSEAATLSRALEDIAEIRLDAEMLDTLFSVVAAALEALDASPEDVAELRIRAQIGTNAAAPASAPPAPEDVAFVAGVGKSAATIRINVEVLEQLMRSVSELVLIRNQMIQTLRLEPESPFKGPLHRLNQVTSEIQEKVMVARMQPIGGAWAKLPRLVRDLEQELGKRIELHMSGQETELDRQVMELIRDPLTHMIRNAADHGLETTEQRRAAGKSEAGRITLAARHEGGAIVIEVSDDGRGLSVSRLRAKAVSLDLLTAAEAEQMSDAEAMQLIFRAGFSTASQVTSVSGRGVGMDVVRSNIEQIGGVIELRSTEGQGACFTVRIPLTLTIVSALIVEAGGERFALPQSSIIELVSASGASGRCIEQIEDAPVLRLRERLLPLVSLQRLLKLDDEAPPQTQGKAANETCIVVTHFGASTFGVIVDRVFDIEEIVVKPVAGVLRHLNLYSGATILGDGAVILILDPKGTARTAGVDQISGHLAGLASDAARKANAAPPPKEEALLLFRAADATLRAAPLTTVSRIEEVEAAQIEQVEGRAVLQYRGRLMPILGADGRAPDWSGPGRRPLLVFARGDQALGMLIGEIVDIVETAAQPEINSAGGLTLGSLIVMDQAADLIDVDAYWRRAFDAAATTEASPSGDALSAPIAGLKRLLIIDPSTFTQLLLGPLLARAGYVVIVAPDAEAALAHHDANEVFDLILADLQPSRAREFARILASAEQWHATPLLSLSLLNGGGPALDATRLLDAVSSALTPESAAA is encoded by the coding sequence GTGGACGAGATCTTGGGCGACTTCATCGCTGAGACCCGCGAGGGCCTAGAGGCGCTGGACAGCGAACTTGTGCGTTTCGAGCGTAATCCGCACGACCCCGAGCCCCTGGCCAGCGTCTTTCGCCTGATGCACACCATCAAGGGCGCGTGCGGCTTCATCGGCCTGGTGCGACTTCAAAGGATCGCCCACGCGGCGGAAGAGGTTCTAGGCGGTTTCCGCGACGGCTCTCTGATCGTGACCTCCGCCGCCGTCACCACCATCCTGGAAGCCGTGGACGTGATCCGCGGCCTGATCGACGTTCTGGACGCAACGGGCCAAGAGCCGACCGGCGAGGACGGCGCGCTGATACATCGCCTCGAAGCGGCCTGCGTGGCCGTCGCGTCGGCCTCGCCGCCTCCGGCGACCTCAACCAGACCCCTGATCGAACGAATTGGCGGCGACGCTACACTGGACGCCGCCGCCGAGGCGGCCGCTGCGCGCCTGATGCGGTTGGCCCCGTTTGAGTCTCTGCTCGGCGCCGCCGACCCCATCCTGTTGCAGGCGGCCCTGTTGCAGGGCCTGCTGGGCGCCGCTCGCGGCAGCGAGGCCGCCACCCTGAGCCGGGCGCTGGAGGATATCGCCGAGATTCGCCTTGACGCCGAAATGCTGGACACCCTGTTCAGCGTAGTCGCGGCGGCGCTGGAGGCCTTGGACGCCTCGCCCGAGGACGTGGCGGAGTTGCGCATCCGCGCTCAGATCGGGACGAACGCCGCCGCACCGGCCTCGGCCCCGCCCGCGCCTGAAGACGTCGCGTTCGTCGCCGGCGTCGGCAAGTCCGCCGCCACCATCCGCATCAACGTCGAGGTGCTGGAACAGCTGATGCGCTCGGTCAGCGAACTGGTGCTGATCCGCAACCAGATGATCCAGACCCTGCGGCTGGAACCGGAAAGCCCCTTCAAAGGTCCGCTGCATCGCCTGAATCAAGTGACCAGCGAGATCCAGGAGAAGGTCATGGTCGCCCGGATGCAGCCGATCGGCGGCGCCTGGGCGAAGCTGCCGCGTCTGGTGCGCGATCTTGAGCAGGAACTCGGCAAGCGCATCGAACTGCATATGTCCGGTCAGGAGACTGAACTGGACCGACAGGTCATGGAGCTGATCCGCGACCCGCTGACCCACATGATCCGCAACGCCGCCGATCACGGACTGGAAACCACGGAACAGCGCCGCGCCGCCGGCAAGTCCGAGGCGGGCCGCATCACCCTGGCCGCGCGCCACGAAGGCGGGGCCATCGTCATCGAGGTGTCCGACGACGGGCGCGGCCTGTCGGTGTCGCGCCTGCGAGCCAAGGCGGTCTCTCTGGACCTGCTGACCGCCGCCGAAGCCGAGCAGATGAGCGACGCCGAGGCGATGCAACTGATCTTCCGCGCCGGTTTCTCGACGGCGTCCCAGGTCACCAGCGTCTCGGGCCGGGGCGTCGGCATGGACGTGGTGCGCTCCAACATCGAACAGATCGGCGGGGTGATCGAACTGAGATCCACCGAGGGTCAAGGCGCCTGTTTCACCGTCCGCATCCCCCTGACCCTGACCATCGTCTCGGCCCTGATCGTCGAGGCGGGCGGCGAGCGGTTCGCCCTGCCCCAGTCGTCGATCATCGAACTGGTCAGCGCCAGCGGCGCCTCGGGCCGCTGTATCGAACAGATCGAAGACGCGCCCGTCCTGCGGCTGCGCGAGCGCCTGTTGCCGCTGGTGTCGCTACAACGCCTGCTCAAGCTGGACGACGAGGCCCCGCCCCAAACCCAGGGCAAGGCAGCCAACGAAACCTGCATCGTCGTCACCCATTTCGGAGCCAGCACCTTCGGCGTCATCGTCGACCGGGTCTTCGATATCGAGGAGATCGTGGTCAAGCCGGTGGCCGGGGTGCTGCGCCACCTCAACCTCTATTCCGGCGCGACCATCCTCGGCGACGGGGCGGTCATCCTGATCCTGGACCCCAAGGGCACGGCGCGCACCGCCGGGGTCGATCAGATTTCCGGCCACCTGGCCGGGCTCGCCAGCGACGCCGCCCGCAAGGCCAACGCCGCCCCGCCGCCGAAGGAGGAAGCCCTGCTCCTGTTCCGCGCCGCCGACGCGACCCTGCGCGCCGCCCCGCTGACCACCGTGTCCCGCATCGAAGAGGTCGAGGCCGCCCAGATCGAACAGGTCGAAGGCCGCGCCGTGCTTCAATACCGTGGACGGCTCATGCCGATCCTCGGCGCCGACGGTCGCGCGCCGGACTGGAGCGGCCCCGGTCGTCGCCCCCTGCTGGTCTTCGCGCGCGGCGATCAGGCCCTGGGCATGTTGATCGGCGAGATCGTCGACATCGTCGAGACCGCAGCCCAGCCCGAGATCAACAGCGCGGGCGGACTGACGCTGGGCAGCCTGATCGTCATGGACCAGGCCGCCGACCTGATCGACGTCGACGCCTATTGGCGGCGAGCCTTCGACGCCGCCGCGACGACGGAGGCCAGCCCATCCGGCGACGCCCTCTCCGCCCCCATCGCCGGCCTGAAACGTCTGCTGATCATAGACCCCAGCACCTTCACCCAGTTGCTGCTGGGGCCGCTGCTGGCGCGCGCCGGCTATGTCGTGATCGTCGCCCCGGACGCCGAGGCGGCTCTGGCCCACCACGACGCCAACGAGGTCTTCGACCTGATCCTAGCCGACCTTCAGCCCAGCCGCGCGCGCGAGTTCGCCCGGATTTTGGCCAGCGCCGAGCAGTGGCACGCCACGCCGCTTCTCAGCCTCAGCCTGCTGAACGGCGGCGGTCCCGCGCTGGACGCCACCCGACTGCTGGACGCCGTTTCCAGCGCCCTGACGCCCGAAAGCGCGGCGGCGTGA
- a CDS encoding chemotaxis protein CheW, which yields MNALNPTTEAGLVSVQIGGQTFGVPVLEVQDVIAETAINRVPLAPPEIAGSLNLRGRIVTAIDMRRRLGLPPQAEDQRASGVSVIVEQASGELYALMVDDVGDVLWLPPSAHEPTPPTLSPAWRDLCDGLYRLKDDLMLVLRTEAVLTLAPPPVGDTPDTPRRTADLVTHGDRS from the coding sequence GTGAACGCGCTCAACCCTACGACCGAGGCCGGGCTGGTCTCGGTCCAGATCGGCGGCCAGACCTTTGGCGTGCCGGTGCTGGAGGTGCAGGACGTGATCGCCGAGACCGCGATCAACCGCGTGCCCCTGGCCCCGCCCGAGATCGCCGGTTCGTTGAACCTGCGCGGCCGCATCGTCACCGCCATCGACATGCGCCGCCGCCTCGGCCTGCCGCCACAAGCCGAAGACCAAAGAGCCAGCGGCGTTTCGGTCATCGTCGAACAGGCCTCAGGCGAGCTCTACGCCCTGATGGTCGATGACGTCGGCGACGTGCTGTGGCTGCCGCCCTCGGCGCACGAGCCGACGCCGCCGACCCTGTCGCCCGCCTGGCGCGACCTGTGCGACGGCCTCTACCGGCTGAAAGATGACCTCATGCTGGTGCTGCGGACTGAGGCGGTCCTGACCCTGGCCCCGCCGCCTGTCGGCGACACCCCCGATACCCCTCGCCGCACGGCGGACCTTGTCACTCACGGAGACCGATCATGA